Within Fusobacterium gonidiaformans ATCC 25563, the genomic segment GAGCTGGTAGTATGAATTAGTTGAAAATGGGCAAAAGCGGATGCAGAAATACAAAGAGCTAAGCTTGTGAATAATATTTTTTTTGATAACATAAAAACCCTCCTAGAAATTTATAATGATACAATACTATACTATCACAATTTTATTTGATAGTCAAAAAAATATAAAAAAAAACAAAAAAATATATTGAATATATGTAACAAGAAAAAAATAGAAAGAAAATACGATATTTGTTATAAATGTATATAAATGAACAGAAAACTTTAGGATAAAAATAAAATTGACAAATGGAAAAAATCAGGATAGAATAATAATATAAAAATATATCTTCAGGGCAGGGTGAAATTCCCGACCGGTGGTAAAGTCCACGAAAGCGTTTGCTTTGATTTGGTGAAATTCCAAAACCGACAGTAGAGTCTGGATGGGAGAAGAGAAAAAATAGAAAAAACTATTTTTTAGTTTTGTCATGTGTGCCCGAAGTATTATTTCGGGCTTTTTTTATAAAAAAATTTTAGGAGGGATTTTACTATGCATACATTAGAAGGAAAATACAGTGGAAAAGGATTACGAGTTGGAATAGTAGCGGCAAGATTTAATGAATTTATTACTTCAAAGCTAATTTCAGGAGCAGAAGACGCTTTATTAAGACACGAGGTAGAAGAGAAGGATATTACTTTGGCATGGGTTCCGGGAGCTTTTGAAATTCCATTAGCAGCAAAAAGAATGGCAAATTCCGGAAAGTATGACTGTATCATTACTTTAGGGGCAGTAATCAAAGGATCTACACCTCATTTTGATTATGTGTGTGCAGAAGTTTCAAAAGGAGTTGCTCATATTGGGTTAGAAAGTAATATTCCGGTTATTTTTGGAGTATTAACAACAAATTCTATTGAAGAAGCGATTGAAAGAGCTGGGACAAAAGCTGGAAACAAAGGGTTTGATG encodes:
- the ribH gene encoding 6,7-dimethyl-8-ribityllumazine synthase, which produces MHTLEGKYSGKGLRVGIVAARFNEFITSKLISGAEDALLRHEVEEKDITLAWVPGAFEIPLAAKRMANSGKYDCIITLGAVIKGSTPHFDYVCAEVSKGVAHIGLESNIPVIFGVLTTNSIEEAIERAGTKAGNKGFDVAMTGIEMANLLKDM